The Brachyhypopomus gauderio isolate BG-103 chromosome 1, BGAUD_0.2, whole genome shotgun sequence genome includes a window with the following:
- the LOC143525151 gene encoding CD209 antigen-like protein A — protein sequence MVDNRPNSSDSKGSYEDIYVNDDVLESYMTRREKRTMTSETNTAVSRCSRLTAVCLVLLCVLLLTVITVMWVKFTAEREQLHTSNYNLTMERDQLQTKYNSLTEKREKLKKGLQRVFSDLGWRYFSSSMYFISTEKKTWNESRQDCRERGADLVIINSREEQEFIRQTLVSISAWIGLTDWEREGTWKWVDSTELTTGYWGRGEPNSYVGNEDCAVICNGSGHSCRESEGKWADYPCGDTFVWICEDRFFI from the exons ATGGTAGATAACAGACCTAATTCAAGTGACAGTAAAGGTTCATATGAAGACATCTATGTGAATGATGATGTACTGGAATCTTATATGACCAGAAGAGAAAAGCGAACTATGACCTCAG AAACCAACACTGCAGTGAGCAGATGTTCCAGActgactgcagtgtgtctggtgctgctgtgtgttctcctgctgaCTGTCATCACAGTGATGTGGGTCAAgttcactgcagagagagaacagtTACACACCAGTAACTATAACCTGACTATGGAGAGAGACCAGCTACAGACCAAGTACAACAGCCTGACTGAAAAGAGAGAAAAGCTAAAGAAAGGACTCCAAAGAGTGTTTTCTGATCTGG GATGGAGATACTTCAGCTCCAGTATGTACTTCATCTCTACTGAAAAGAAGACCTGGAAtgagagcagacaggactgcagagagagaggagcagacctggtgataataaacagcagagaggaacag GAGTTCATCAGACAAACCCTTGTCAGTATTTCTGCTTGGATTGGCTTGACTgattgggagagagagggaacttGGAAATGGGTGGACAGTACAGaactgaccactgg ATACTGGGGCAGAGGGGAACCCAATAGTTATGTTGGGAATGAGGACTGTGCTGTTATTTGCAATGGATCTGGTCATTCATGCAGAGAGTCTGAAGGGAAGTGGGCTGATTATCCCTGTGGTGACACTTTTGTTTGGATTTGTGAGGACAGATTTTTTATCTGA